A DNA window from Engystomops pustulosus chromosome 10, aEngPut4.maternal, whole genome shotgun sequence contains the following coding sequences:
- the B3GALT2 gene encoding beta-1,3-galactosyltransferase 2 translates to MLQWRRRHCCLAKMTWNSKRSLFRTHLTGLLSLVFLFAMFLFFNHHSSFTGRVGMKENPVTHAIRGLRATKSETNSSLRNIWKDAMPQTLRPHTLSNISNPESQHQGVTGLENTLSTNGSIYSEKGLGRQNLYHYKYIINEPEKCQEKTPFLILLIAAEPRQIEARQAIRQTWGNESLAPGIHIVRLFLLGLHTKINGLIEQAIVDESRQYHDIIQQEYLDTYYNLTIKTLMGMNWVATYCPHVPYVMKTDSDMFVNTEYLIHKLLKPDQPPRTNYFTGYLMRGYAPNRNKDSKWYMSPDLYPSERYPVFCSGTGYVFSGDLAEKIFKVSLSIRRLHLEDVYVGICLAKLRIDPIPPPNEFVFNHWRVSYSSCKYSHLITSHQFQPGELIKYWNHLQQNKHNACANAAKEKASRYRHRKMH, encoded by the coding sequence ATGCTTCAGTGGAGGAGACGTCACTGCTGCCTCGCCAAGATGACCTGGAACAGCAAGCGCTCGCTCTTTCGGACCCATCTCACGGGGCTCTTGTCACTTGTATTTTTATTTGCAATGTTCCTGTTTTTTAACCACCACAGCTCATTCACCGGCAGAGTTGGAATGAAAGAGAATCCAGTGACTCATGCAATACGTGGATTAAGAGCGACGAAAAGCGAGACCAATAGCTCCCTTAGGAATATCTGGAAAGATGCCATGCCTCAAACCCTCAGACCACATACCTTATCCAATATAAGTAACCCTGAATCCCAACACCAAGGTGTGACaggcttggagaacaccttgagCACCAATGGGAGTATTTACAGTGAAAAGGGCTTGGGTCGCCAAAACTTATACCATTACAAATATATCATAAATGAGCCAGAAAAATGCCAAGAGAAAACGCCTTTCCTCATTCTGCTCATAGCCGCAGAGCCCAGACAAATCGAGGCTCGACAGGCTATAAGGCAAACGTGGGGCAACGAGAGCCTGGCCCCGGGCATTCATATCGTGAGACTCTTTCTGTTGGGTTTGCACACCAAGATAAATGGGTTAATCGAACAGGCTATTGTGGATGAAAGCCGGCAATACCATGATATCATCCAACAAGAGTATTTAGATACTTACTATAATCTAACCATTAAGACCCTTATGGGCATGAACTGGGTAGCTACATACTGCCCACATGTACCATATGTCATGAAAACAGACAGTGACATGTTTGTGAACACTGAATATTTGATACACAAACTACTGAAGCCTGATCAACCACCAAGAACCAACTATTTTACAGGGTATTTAATGAGAGGCTATGCACCCAACCGAAACAAAGACAGCAAGTGGTACATGTCACCGGACCTGTACCCAAGCGAACGCTACCCCGTGTTTTGTTCTGGGACTGGTTATGTGTTTTCTGGGGACCTGGCAGAGAAAATCTTTAAAGTGTCTTTAAGTATTAGACGGTTACACTTAGAGGATGTGTATGTTGGCATCTGTCTGGCTAAACTACGTATTGACCCCATCCCCCCACCCAATGAGTTTGTATTTAATCACTGGAGAGTTTCCTATTCTAGCTGTAAATATAGTCACCTTATTACCTCCCATCAGTTCCAGCCCGGAGAACTGATCAAATACTGGAATCACTTACAACAAAACAAGCACAATGCCTGTGCCAATGCAGCCAAGGAAAAAGCCAGTAGGTATCGGCATCGTAAAATGCACTAA